From Colias croceus chromosome 24, ilColCroc2.1, the proteins below share one genomic window:
- the LOC123702817 gene encoding nucleolar protein 12 — MDYVVGSVAALISGNVTPSRPKIIKRALTPTKHPQSPNVTPKSEFIDDRSIFLSPSVQKKKAIVKKSPKRIFQNPDIDTTLNEGNNSLTSPVVDKVKKHLNEQLDTENTQTVNMAKAKSPKNKQINKSKESMTPVKESVEIVDVQKSNENTPKKKKRKSTPSEPAFDTKQNTENVTETINQEVADKKSPMKRKRSKSTNELTNEEKENLKSTENNDTVNEVEKKSDNTTSNKKKKRKNKKKKPNTNQEEIQINKSEETKPDTENNDTSTKKLKSKKKSKKTKQVEANQEEEMIVNPNAITSQETDSEHESDDDIQSEDENKEALEAAQEESSDEEEEETSNKKEKQKAKTDEPKEQHIATEDEIKRTLFVGNVPFSKKCKKEVKKLFSQYGDIETVRIRTVPVKDATVTPKLAVIKNELHPERTTVNVYIKYKHADSVDQALSANNTVMNEHHLRVTRSDTSGSAHDPKCSVFVGNIPFGLEDEALRAKFQGCGEIESVRIVRDRKTNAGKGFGYVNFASKDGVELALALTEEDLTIKNRIMRVKRCTQNANSGKKGFNTRGNVQNARGNGHNARGNGHNARGNGPNMRGNGPNMRGNGRNMRGNGRGGHGSFGRGNAHSVRGNGPNGPGNGRGNWSNSRGNDENMSNPRKFDNNVNGGEETGAFRRIMNKRKFQEGGEGPPNREKKPRKEFVGLTGEKKKKQKFNKGQKKKKALSEILTK; from the exons ATGGATTACGTGGTTGGAAGTGTTGCAGCATTAATATCAGGAAACGTGACGCCGAGTCgtcctaaaataataaaaagggcTCTTACACCAACGAAACATCCACAGTCTCCTAACGTTACTCCGAAGAGTGAATTTATTGACGATAGATCTATTTTCCTATCACCATCGGTCCAGAAAAAGAAAGCCATTGTTAAGAAATCACCGAaaaggatttttcaaaacCCAGACATTGATACTACATTGAACGAAGGTAACAATAGTTTGACGAGTCCAGTTGTCGACAAAGTTAAAAAACATTTGAACGAACAATTAGATACAGAAAACACGCAGACGGTAAACATGGCAAAGGCTAAGTCAccgaaaaataaacaaataaacaaatcaaaAGAATCAATGACACCTGTGAAAGAATCTGTAGAAATAGTTGATGTGCAAAAAAGCAATGAAAATACGCCTAAAAAGAAAAAGCGTAAGTCTACTCCCAGTGAACCCGCATTtgacacaaaacaaaatacagaaaatgtAACTGAAACGATAAATCAAGAAGTGGCAGATAAAAAGTCTCCAATGAAAAGGAAGCGATCTAAATCAACAAATGAGCTAACTAACGAGGAGAAAGAGAATCTTAAATCAACTGAAAACAACGACACTGTTAATGAAGTTGAGAAGAAATCAGACAACACCACAAGtaataaaaagaagaagaggaaaaacaaaaagaagaaaCCCAATACTAATCAAGAAGAAATACAGATCAATAAATCAGAAGAAACTAAACCGGACACAGAAAACAATGACACAAGtacaaagaaattaaaatcaaagaaGAAATCCAAGAAAACCAAGCAAGTAGAGGCAAATCAAGAAGAGGAGATGATTGTAAATCCAAATGCAATCACAAGTCAGGAAACTGACTCGGAACATGAATCGGATGATGATATACAGTCTGAAGATGAAAATAAGGAAGCTCTTGAAGCTG ctCAAGAAGAAAGCTCTGATGAAGAGGAAGAAGaaacatcaaataaaaaagaaaaacaaaaagcaAAAACGGACGAACCTAAAGAACAACACATAGCGACGGAGGATGAAATCAAGCGAACATTGTTTGTTGGTAATGTGCCGTTTAGCAAGAAATGTAAGAAGGAAGTGAAGAAGCTGTTCAGTCAATATGGTGACATTGAAACTGTTAG aatTCGTACAGTTCCAGTGAAAGACGCGACCGTTACGCCGAAATTGgctgtaataaaaaatgaattacaTCCAGAAAGGACAACGGTTAATGTGTATATCAAGTACAAACATGCAGATTCTGTTGATcag GCGTTATCAGCGAACAACACAGTCATGAACGAGCACCACCTACGAGTGACGAGAAGCGACACTAGCGGCTCAGCACACGATCCCAAGTGTTCAGTGTTTGTTGGCAACATCCCCTTTGGACTGGAGGACGAAGCGCTAAGGGCGAAGTTCCAGGGCTGCGGCGAGATTGAGTCGGTCAGGATCGTGAGGGATAGGAAGACTAATGCGGGGAAAG GTTTCGGTTATGTAAACTTTGCGTCAAAAGATGGCGTGGAACTCGCTCTAGCACTCACAGAGGAAGATTTGACTATAAAAAACAGGATAATGCGAGTCAAACGATGCACGCAAAACGCAAATAGTGGCAAGAAGGGCTTCAATACGCGTGGAAATGTACAAAATGCACGAGGAAATGGACACAATGCACGAGGAAATGGACACAATGCACGAGGAAATGGACCTAATATGCGCGGAAATGGACCGAATATGCGTGGGAATGGACGGAATATGCGCGGAAATGGACGCGGTGGACATGGTTCTTTTGGACGTGGTAATGCACATAGTGTGCGCGGAAATGGACCAAATGGGCCGGGAAATGGACGTGGAAATTGGTCCAATTCGCGCGGAAATGACGAAAATATGTCGAATCCGCGTAAGTTTGATAATAATGTTAACGGTGGAGAAGAAACTGGTGCGTTCAGACGTATTATGAATAAAAGGAAATTCCag GAGGGAGGTGAAGGCCCTCCCAATAGAGAGAAGAAACCTAGAAAGGAATTTGTCGGCCTAACTGGAGAAAagaaaaag aaGCAAAAGTTTAACAAAGGAcagaagaagaagaaagcTTTAAGTGAAATTTTAACGAAATAG